From Deinococcus malanensis, the proteins below share one genomic window:
- a CDS encoding phosphotransferase, with product MTLRPASTGESAAPRFPNLEARFGPLTPMDSGMQSRVYATQDGQVVVKVFRNHQGHHRLEADNMRRAGMTQWVVDAVEADGVEALILRRFPGRPLRTTDIPAALPALRRIVGTLHQETRGHVDLRRVQERLRRFRSALAAYPLEDLFEAVELPLERGELIQPAAFCHLDLWHDNILFAPQRGEVLVIDWTKAAWDDPLRDLALLKTGTLDLLGADESLQAALSFLPESDTATLRRYRAYLALTTLHDLYWFLMNEPYEFEGERARKVPRARHALARLPR from the coding sequence TTGACCCTGCGCCCGGCGTCCACGGGAGAGAGCGCCGCGCCGCGCTTTCCGAATCTGGAAGCGCGGTTCGGACCACTGACGCCCATGGACTCCGGAATGCAGAGCCGGGTCTACGCCACGCAGGACGGTCAGGTGGTGGTCAAAGTCTTCCGCAACCACCAGGGGCACCACCGGCTGGAGGCAGACAACATGCGCAGGGCCGGTATGACCCAGTGGGTGGTGGACGCGGTGGAGGCTGACGGGGTCGAAGCGCTGATCCTGCGGCGCTTCCCGGGCCGTCCCCTGCGTACCACAGACATCCCCGCGGCGCTGCCCGCCCTGCGCCGGATAGTGGGTACGTTGCACCAGGAAACGCGTGGCCACGTCGATCTACGACGGGTCCAGGAGCGGCTGCGCCGTTTTCGCAGTGCGCTGGCCGCGTACCCCCTCGAAGACCTGTTTGAAGCCGTGGAACTCCCGCTGGAACGCGGCGAGTTGATTCAGCCCGCAGCGTTCTGCCATCTGGACCTGTGGCACGACAACATTCTCTTCGCCCCGCAACGCGGCGAGGTACTGGTCATTGACTGGACCAAGGCGGCCTGGGACGATCCCCTGCGTGACCTGGCCCTGCTCAAGACCGGCACCCTGGACCTGCTGGGCGCAGACGAGAGTTTGCAGGCCGCCCTGTCCTTCCTTCCGGAATCGGACACCGCCACCCTGCGCCGCTACCGGGCCTATCTGGCCCTGACCACGCTGCATGACCTGTACTGGTTCCTGATGAACGAGCCCTACGAGTTCGAAGGCGAACGGGCCCGCAAGGTGCCCCGGGCGCGTCATGCACTGGCCCGCCTTCCCCGCTGA
- a CDS encoding HD-GYP domain-containing protein: MFRRPRTPPPTAPVTEARKPTPTPAGGDLDATRVLSELLARPSLEGILEGALAHASTLAGGDMRGYAILRRGQDKVAGVSGYPKALIGTALSGPWTSMKPRLLADGTRELYEANPAELHSTLDTCGMKDVRLTLVVPLSDRGRALGALVLDRTSAEGISPTVQEAANRWGAAVAPLIGVLEGREEWKAAARQITASVVEAVESQEFDALGHGQAVADLSLKLGRAAGLVGRDLDELWFAATMHDLGKIHGETGHAQVGANFLHGVPHMTEAQKAIRHHHERWDGQGEPDRLAGEDIPLYARILAVANTYVRLGDLERVKAQAGKSLDPRLVATLEKLPQ; the protein is encoded by the coding sequence GTGTTCCGACGCCCAAGAACCCCCCCGCCAACGGCGCCCGTCACCGAGGCCCGTAAGCCCACCCCTACACCGGCCGGGGGCGACCTGGATGCCACCCGTGTGCTGAGTGAGCTGCTAGCGCGGCCCAGCCTGGAGGGCATCCTCGAAGGCGCCCTGGCGCACGCCAGCACGCTGGCGGGGGGCGATATGCGCGGATACGCGATTCTCCGGCGGGGTCAGGACAAGGTGGCCGGGGTCTCGGGGTATCCCAAGGCCCTGATCGGCACGGCCCTGAGTGGCCCCTGGACCTCCATGAAGCCGCGCCTGCTGGCCGATGGCACCCGGGAACTGTACGAGGCCAACCCCGCGGAACTGCACAGTACGCTCGACACCTGTGGAATGAAGGACGTCCGGCTGACGCTGGTGGTGCCGCTGAGCGACCGTGGCCGGGCTCTCGGTGCTCTCGTGCTCGACCGCACGTCGGCCGAAGGGATCTCACCGACAGTGCAGGAAGCTGCCAACCGGTGGGGAGCGGCAGTAGCGCCCCTGATCGGCGTCCTGGAAGGCCGTGAAGAGTGGAAGGCCGCGGCACGCCAGATCACCGCGTCGGTGGTAGAGGCGGTCGAAAGCCAGGAATTCGACGCCCTGGGGCACGGGCAGGCCGTCGCGGACCTCAGCCTGAAACTTGGCCGGGCGGCCGGACTGGTGGGCCGGGATCTGGACGAACTGTGGTTCGCGGCGACCATGCACGACCTGGGGAAAATCCACGGTGAAACCGGACATGCCCAGGTTGGAGCGAATTTCCTGCACGGCGTTCCGCACATGACCGAAGCCCAGAAGGCGATCCGTCATCACCATGAGCGTTGGGACGGCCAGGGCGAACCGGATCGTCTGGCCGGCGAGGATATACCGCTGTATGCCCGGATTCTGGCGGTCGCCAACACCTACGTCCGGCTGGGTGACCTGGAGCGCGTCAAAGCTCAGGCGGGCAAGAGCCTGGACCCCAGGCTGGTAGCAACACTGGAGAAACTGCCGCAGTGA
- a CDS encoding YkgJ family cysteine cluster protein, which yields MTSPLRPTPSGPHVAVTAPVRRGYERYGRQAGQWLQGYQTRGGKVYCGAGCFACCNMPIRVSLAEALITAEALDAAKARAVENHARAALANARTARDDEEYVRRHREEVGFCPLLDRNTGACSEYDARPTRCRDTFSAFPARYCASGTWEQMSRREQDAYRREVARTPGTDGELHFIAPLEHLSEPVWVAAARAMRTSWGIEVWGDFWVLTTLARDPAFMARVSAGDARGAWRSAQSRGLAHRDLLEVG from the coding sequence ATGACGTCACCTCTTCGCCCCACTCCAAGCGGCCCACACGTAGCCGTGACAGCCCCCGTCCGGCGGGGCTATGAACGCTATGGGCGTCAGGCCGGTCAGTGGCTCCAGGGGTATCAGACCCGGGGGGGCAAGGTGTACTGCGGCGCAGGCTGCTTCGCTTGTTGCAACATGCCTATCCGGGTCAGTCTGGCCGAGGCCCTGATCACCGCCGAGGCGCTTGATGCTGCCAAGGCCCGGGCGGTCGAGAACCATGCCCGGGCGGCGCTGGCCAACGCCCGCACCGCGCGCGACGATGAAGAGTACGTGCGCCGCCACCGTGAGGAGGTCGGATTCTGTCCGCTGCTGGACCGCAACACAGGTGCATGCAGCGAATACGACGCCCGCCCCACCCGGTGCCGCGACACCTTCAGCGCTTTCCCTGCGCGGTACTGCGCTTCAGGGACCTGGGAACAGATGAGCCGCCGCGAGCAGGACGCCTACCGCCGTGAGGTGGCACGCACTCCCGGCACCGACGGCGAACTGCACTTTATTGCGCCGCTGGAACACCTGTCCGAGCCTGTGTGGGTCGCCGCAGCCCGGGCCATGCGCACCTCCTGGGGAATCGAGGTCTGGGGAGACTTCTGGGTCCTGACCACGCTGGCACGTGACCCGGCTTTTATGGCGCGGGTGTCGGCCGGGGACGCGCGAGGTGCATGGCGCTCAGCCCAGAGCCGTGGCCTGGCCCACCGGGATCTGCTTGAAGTGGGCTGA
- a CDS encoding metal-binding protein, which yields MPSGRVHNLINIAAYSVLAGAVLAASRQELLTITPAQALYFTLAFAVGTFLLSPDLDLAEGRVDSKRHWGVLGILWVPYGMLFSHRGLSHTWVVGPLTRLVYLAVMVALVVGVLRYVAPSVTLPAIPQPISVKVVAPLIAGYYVSQWLHLIADGVRPDHGMRRGFRKLRRR from the coding sequence GTGCCCAGCGGACGAGTTCATAACCTCATTAACATCGCGGCCTACAGCGTGCTGGCCGGCGCGGTCCTGGCCGCGTCCAGGCAGGAGCTTCTGACCATCACGCCGGCCCAGGCCCTGTATTTCACCCTGGCCTTTGCAGTTGGGACCTTTCTGCTGTCGCCGGACCTGGACCTGGCCGAAGGCAGGGTGGACAGCAAGCGCCACTGGGGTGTGCTGGGAATCCTGTGGGTGCCGTACGGCATGCTGTTCAGCCATCGGGGCCTGTCACACACCTGGGTGGTGGGGCCGCTCACCCGTCTGGTTTACCTGGCAGTCATGGTGGCGTTGGTCGTGGGAGTGCTGCGTTACGTGGCCCCTTCAGTGACGTTGCCGGCCATTCCGCAGCCCATCAGCGTCAAGGTCGTGGCTCCGCTGATCGCCGGGTATTACGTCAGTCAGTGGCTTCATCTGATCGCAGATGGCGTGCGCCCTGACCACGGTATGCGCCGCGGTTTCCGTAAGCTCCGCCGACGCTGA
- a CDS encoding S8 family serine peptidase, whose protein sequence is MKKLSGSWPWVLTLPLLLAACTENYTTPVVDPPVVQPPAPQPPGGPVPTTLNLGHAVSAPVHTAYSGSWQVIGQPEWLAVTPSAGTGEIKFAVAADRSKGTPLAADQARLTGTITLELTAENKTRTTATITVSADQYRLNGRVVDTAKISGQALVVSPVNRPAPAEARGILVKYRDHVAGELTAQSAVMSAAVRSRDVLTRAGVPVQSARSLSGRLASLKVRDQGAALRALRQSPEVEYAVPNAVLRVQQTGQSLATPLEPTDQYAPLQWPFKLMGYPAVWRDMESGAYNRAVTVAVVDSGVRFDHPDLAGQLWKPGEGALDVLSEADNGDGDGVDTDPTDPSVSGRSTGSHGTHVTGIIVARWGENSGNCAGCSGSGVAGASYRAPVKVLPIRAIDATGDASVEDIVQSLNYAAGIPTLIEGTTYTNPRRAQVINLSLGGAITADEARPLCEAVKAATSAGSLVFVAAGNAYGTTPYYPAACPGAVAVGSVTLSGGSAPRHASYSNAYPEVQLTAPGGTDQFSDVFNGGLLNNKAFPDMVFSTGWDYVKNEPQYEAMSGTSQATPQVSALAALLLSKGVTSDAAGTLARLTTTATDLGAQGRDDLFGFGMVNAAAALGAPAISDTLGLRLQDARGFVFQPKLDSLGRFEAYLGNGTFRVVGGRDRDRNQIYGESHEPRDERTVKLGPDALQVNVGSLEPK, encoded by the coding sequence ATGAAAAAATTGTCTGGTTCCTGGCCGTGGGTCCTGACGTTGCCTCTGTTGCTGGCCGCGTGCACGGAAAACTACACAACTCCGGTCGTCGACCCGCCGGTGGTGCAGCCCCCAGCTCCTCAGCCCCCAGGCGGTCCGGTTCCCACCACCCTGAATCTGGGTCACGCTGTCAGCGCCCCGGTGCACACGGCGTACTCGGGTTCGTGGCAGGTGATCGGTCAGCCCGAGTGGCTGGCCGTCACCCCCTCTGCCGGCACAGGTGAGATCAAATTCGCGGTTGCCGCTGACCGCAGCAAGGGCACCCCCCTGGCAGCGGATCAGGCCAGACTGACCGGCACCATCACGCTTGAGCTGACAGCCGAGAACAAAACGCGGACCACGGCGACGATCACGGTCAGCGCGGACCAGTACCGGTTGAACGGCCGGGTCGTGGATACGGCTAAGATCAGCGGCCAGGCCCTCGTGGTTTCGCCCGTCAACCGCCCAGCGCCGGCCGAAGCGCGGGGCATTCTGGTCAAATACCGTGACCATGTGGCGGGCGAACTGACCGCCCAGTCGGCCGTGATGTCGGCGGCAGTCCGGAGCCGCGATGTCCTGACCCGGGCCGGCGTGCCCGTGCAGTCGGCGCGCAGCCTCAGCGGACGACTGGCTTCGCTGAAGGTCAGGGATCAGGGGGCAGCCCTGCGCGCCTTGCGCCAGAGTCCGGAAGTCGAGTATGCGGTGCCGAACGCGGTGCTTCGCGTCCAGCAGACCGGACAGTCGCTTGCCACGCCGCTGGAACCCACCGATCAGTACGCGCCGCTGCAGTGGCCGTTCAAGCTGATGGGCTACCCGGCAGTATGGCGCGACATGGAGTCTGGCGCGTACAACCGGGCGGTGACGGTCGCGGTGGTGGACAGTGGGGTGCGGTTCGATCATCCGGACCTGGCCGGACAGCTGTGGAAGCCGGGCGAGGGCGCTCTGGACGTGCTTTCTGAAGCCGACAACGGTGACGGAGACGGCGTCGACACCGATCCGACCGATCCGAGTGTAAGCGGGCGCAGCACGGGAAGCCACGGAACCCATGTCACCGGCATCATCGTCGCCCGCTGGGGCGAGAACTCGGGCAACTGCGCGGGATGCAGCGGCAGCGGCGTGGCGGGCGCCAGCTACCGCGCACCCGTCAAGGTGCTGCCCATCCGGGCCATCGACGCCACAGGTGACGCCAGCGTGGAAGACATTGTCCAGTCTCTGAACTACGCTGCCGGAATTCCCACCCTGATCGAGGGCACCACATACACCAATCCACGCCGGGCGCAGGTGATCAACCTCAGCCTGGGCGGCGCCATCACGGCCGACGAGGCCAGGCCACTGTGCGAGGCGGTGAAGGCCGCCACTTCAGCAGGCTCGCTGGTGTTTGTGGCTGCGGGAAATGCATACGGCACGACTCCCTACTACCCGGCCGCCTGCCCCGGCGCCGTGGCGGTGGGCAGCGTGACCCTGTCCGGAGGCAGTGCGCCCCGTCACGCGTCGTACAGCAATGCCTACCCGGAGGTGCAGCTGACCGCTCCGGGTGGCACGGACCAATTCTCAGATGTGTTCAACGGCGGGCTGCTGAACAACAAGGCCTTCCCGGACATGGTGTTTTCCACCGGCTGGGACTATGTCAAGAACGAGCCCCAGTACGAGGCCATGTCCGGCACGAGCCAGGCCACGCCTCAGGTCTCGGCGCTGGCGGCTCTCCTGCTGAGCAAAGGGGTGACAAGCGACGCGGCAGGCACCCTGGCCCGTCTGACCACGACCGCCACTGACCTGGGGGCGCAGGGTCGGGATGACCTGTTCGGCTTCGGCATGGTCAACGCAGCTGCGGCGCTGGGGGCTCCGGCCATCAGTGACACGCTGGGGCTGCGGCTGCAGGACGCCCGGGGGTTTGTATTCCAGCCCAAGCTCGACAGTCTGGGCCGGTTCGAGGCCTACCTGGGCAACGGCACGTTCCGCGTCGTGGGGGGACGGGACCGCGACCGCAACCAGATCTATGGTGAAAGCCACGAGCCGCGCGACGAGCGGACCGTCAAGCTGGGACCGGACGCCCTTCAGGTAAACGTGGGGAGTCTGGAACCCAAGTAA
- a CDS encoding MDR family oxidoreductase — protein sequence MTDRAALPTTFQALRMVKDDQGSGQPQMQTLAITDLPEGEVTVQVTHSSLNYKDGMAVAGRPGILRRHPMTPGIDFAGTVLHDDSGTYSPGETVIVTGWGIGERHDGGYATLARVPARWIVRAPEGTDAPWAMAVGTAGFTAMLAVMALEDQGLKAGEVLVTGAAGGVGSTAVALLARAGYEVTASTGRPEEAGYLTSLGARHVIGREDLPALKRPMESERWSGVVDTVGGATLAGAYASTRTHGSVAVCGLAGGAELNTTVYPMILRGVNLLGIDSVTCPVDRRETAWARLAHELPAATLATMTQERGLSEVPALAQEILAGQVRGRTVIDVTR from the coding sequence ATGACAGACAGAGCTGCTCTTCCCACCACATTCCAGGCCCTGCGCATGGTCAAGGATGACCAGGGGTCCGGTCAGCCGCAGATGCAGACCCTGGCCATCACCGACCTGCCCGAGGGCGAGGTCACCGTGCAGGTCACGCACTCCAGCCTGAATTACAAAGACGGCATGGCGGTGGCCGGGCGCCCGGGGATCCTGCGCCGCCATCCCATGACCCCGGGCATCGATTTTGCCGGCACCGTGTTGCACGACGACAGTGGCACCTACTCCCCGGGGGAGACCGTCATCGTGACGGGCTGGGGTATCGGCGAACGTCATGACGGCGGCTACGCGACCCTGGCACGCGTACCGGCCCGCTGGATTGTCCGTGCGCCGGAAGGCACCGATGCACCCTGGGCCATGGCGGTCGGAACAGCCGGATTCACGGCGATGCTGGCCGTCATGGCCCTGGAAGACCAGGGACTGAAGGCCGGCGAGGTCCTGGTGACAGGAGCGGCAGGAGGCGTCGGCAGTACAGCGGTTGCCCTGCTGGCCCGCGCAGGCTACGAGGTCACCGCCAGCACCGGACGGCCCGAGGAGGCCGGGTACCTGACCAGTCTGGGTGCCCGGCATGTCATTGGCCGGGAGGACCTGCCTGCCCTGAAGCGCCCAATGGAAAGTGAGCGCTGGTCGGGTGTGGTCGACACGGTAGGCGGAGCGACGCTGGCGGGTGCCTACGCCTCGACCCGCACCCACGGCAGTGTGGCGGTGTGCGGCCTGGCCGGAGGGGCCGAGCTGAACACCACGGTCTATCCGATGATCCTGCGGGGCGTGAACCTGCTCGGCATCGACAGTGTTACCTGCCCGGTCGACCGCCGCGAGACTGCGTGGGCCAGACTGGCGCATGAGTTGCCGGCTGCAACGCTGGCGACCATGACTCAGGAACGTGGCCTGAGTGAGGTCCCGGCCCTGGCCCAGGAAATCCTGGCTGGACAAGTGCGAGGCCGGACTGTAATCGACGTCACCCGGTAG
- a CDS encoding hemolysin family protein has protein sequence MNDVLGLVAMFLLVLMNGFFVAAEFALVSVRRTRIDQLAEEGNATARLTQKALQNLDLYIAATQLGITMASLAIGFVAEPAIEHLIEPLFGEGQFSEREIKTISFGTAFAISTVLHIVIGELAPKTWALQRSEQVSLLVTRPLRVFTLLFRWAIVALNAMGNWVVRLFGLRGVSGHHTAYSEEEIRMIVSASSQEGVLEDSEKELVYNVFDLSDTTVREVMTPRVDMVVTDSALPLRRLLDLRTDHGYSRVPVYQDTADNIVGIVHTSDVLSHLDALDTTTLADIMRPVFFVPESMKINDLLAKMREKKSHLSIVVDEFGGTSGLVTLEDALEEIVGEIYDETDEEELSRIEVLGEGIYLMDAGLTVHEVEERISSNIEDGEGEFDTLSGFMTSHFGDIPEIGQNFVHNGWSFTVEDADQRRVTRVRVERALNYDPLTEVETPAHE, from the coding sequence ATGAATGACGTTCTGGGCCTTGTGGCCATGTTTCTACTTGTTCTGATGAACGGGTTTTTTGTCGCGGCGGAATTTGCGCTGGTCAGCGTCCGCCGCACCCGAATCGATCAGCTGGCCGAGGAAGGCAACGCCACCGCGCGCCTCACACAGAAGGCCCTGCAGAACCTTGACCTGTATATTGCAGCCACACAGCTGGGCATCACCATGGCCAGTCTGGCCATTGGTTTTGTTGCGGAGCCGGCGATCGAGCATCTGATCGAGCCCCTGTTTGGCGAGGGGCAGTTCTCAGAAAGGGAAATCAAGACCATCTCCTTCGGTACCGCCTTCGCGATCAGCACCGTGTTGCACATCGTGATTGGCGAACTGGCTCCCAAAACCTGGGCATTGCAGCGCAGCGAGCAGGTCAGTCTGCTGGTCACGCGGCCCCTGCGGGTCTTTACCCTGCTGTTCCGCTGGGCCATCGTTGCTCTGAATGCCATGGGCAACTGGGTGGTGCGTCTGTTTGGTCTGCGCGGTGTAAGTGGCCACCACACCGCCTACTCGGAAGAGGAAATCCGCATGATCGTCTCGGCGTCCAGCCAGGAGGGCGTGCTCGAAGACAGCGAGAAGGAACTCGTCTACAACGTGTTTGACCTTTCCGACACGACCGTGCGCGAAGTCATGACACCACGCGTGGACATGGTGGTTACGGACAGCGCCCTGCCTCTGCGGCGCCTGCTGGACCTGCGCACGGACCACGGCTACTCCAGGGTGCCGGTGTACCAGGACACCGCCGACAACATTGTCGGCATCGTGCACACCAGCGATGTTCTGAGTCACCTTGACGCCCTGGACACCACCACCCTGGCAGACATTATGCGGCCGGTCTTCTTTGTGCCGGAAAGCATGAAGATCAACGATCTGCTGGCCAAGATGCGGGAAAAGAAGAGCCATTTGAGCATCGTGGTCGACGAGTTTGGCGGCACTTCGGGCCTCGTGACCCTGGAAGACGCCCTGGAAGAAATCGTTGGTGAGATCTACGACGAAACTGACGAGGAAGAGCTGTCCAGAATCGAGGTGCTGGGCGAAGGCATCTACCTGATGGACGCCGGTCTGACCGTGCATGAGGTTGAGGAGCGGATCAGCAGCAACATCGAGGACGGGGAGGGCGAATTTGACACCCTGTCTGGATTCATGACCAGCCACTTCGGGGACATTCCTGAGATCGGCCAGAATTTTGTGCACAATGGATGGTCGTTCACGGTCGAGGACGCCGATCAGCGCCGGGTCACCCGCGTGCGAGTCGAACGTGCCCTGAACTATGACCCTCTGACCGAAGTGGAGACCCCAGCCCATGAGTGA
- the cdd gene encoding cytidine deaminase: MSENNPLNQTPDTQLLEGAVAAFKQAYAPYSRFRVGAALRTPDGRVYFGANVENASYGLGRCAEQSAVQAMATSGAREFTDIVVYSEASPPASPCGACRQVLYEFAPDARVVCVNQNGEVLSGLVRDFLPHGFRLEQPEMERGVGTE, from the coding sequence ATGAGTGAGAACAATCCCCTGAACCAGACACCCGACACACAGCTTCTGGAGGGTGCTGTCGCGGCCTTCAAGCAGGCCTACGCGCCGTACAGCCGATTTCGTGTGGGCGCTGCCCTGAGGACTCCGGACGGACGGGTCTACTTCGGCGCAAACGTGGAGAATGCCAGCTACGGTCTGGGACGCTGCGCGGAGCAGAGTGCTGTCCAGGCCATGGCGACGTCAGGAGCCCGCGAGTTTACAGACATTGTGGTGTACTCCGAAGCCAGCCCACCAGCAAGTCCCTGCGGAGCCTGCCGGCAGGTCCTCTACGAATTTGCGCCGGATGCCCGCGTGGTCTGTGTCAACCAGAATGGAGAGGTTCTGAGCGGTCTGGTCCGGGATTTTCTGCCGCATGGCTTCCGGCTGGAGCAGCCGGAAATGGAACGCGGGGTCGGCACGGAGTAG
- a CDS encoding response regulator, which yields MNAALRILLLEPDPGDLLLMQEALARHPAVEVAPFHKAAGVLNALHDPGTALPHLIVMEPHLPQESGIDLIRTIKNDPRLKTIPVIAMSTVDDVEEVALSYSLGVSSYVLKPSTYKDFEARLDAMLNFWQFAGRHLPVAQ from the coding sequence ATGAACGCCGCCCTGCGCATTCTTCTTCTGGAACCTGATCCCGGTGACCTGCTGCTGATGCAGGAGGCCCTGGCCCGACATCCCGCAGTTGAGGTAGCTCCTTTTCATAAGGCAGCCGGAGTGCTCAATGCACTGCATGACCCTGGGACAGCGCTTCCTCACCTGATCGTGATGGAACCGCATCTGCCGCAGGAATCAGGTATTGACCTGATCCGGACCATCAAAAACGATCCCAGGCTAAAGACCATCCCGGTGATCGCCATGTCTACCGTCGACGATGTGGAGGAGGTGGCCCTGTCCTACAGTCTGGGGGTCAGTTCTTATGTCCTGAAGCCCTCGACGTACAAGGATTTCGAAGCAAGGCTGGACGCCATGCTGAATTTCTGGCAATTTGCTGGTCGGCATCTTCCGGTTGCCCAGTAG
- a CDS encoding response regulator, giving the protein MPSRLRLLLVDENAAGTFVAREAFEGMGEAVGLNTCRSGRDALQALRDSQGTPPDVVVLDINSPGQDGFGVLTAIKADPRLVHLPVVMLSDSELPADVQRAYSLRASAYVVKSREFPIFLQQIDALVGFWKLCRVMGKPIRAVAG; this is encoded by the coding sequence ATGCCTTCCCGTCTGCGTCTCCTGCTTGTCGATGAAAATGCCGCAGGAACATTTGTGGCTCGGGAGGCCTTCGAGGGAATGGGGGAGGCGGTAGGCCTCAACACCTGCCGCTCGGGGCGGGACGCGCTGCAGGCCCTTCGCGACTCGCAGGGCACCCCTCCCGATGTCGTTGTCCTCGACATCAACTCGCCGGGTCAGGACGGCTTCGGTGTGCTGACCGCCATCAAGGCTGACCCCCGGCTGGTTCACCTGCCGGTGGTGATGCTCTCGGATTCCGAGCTTCCTGCCGATGTGCAGCGGGCCTATTCCTTGCGGGCCAGCGCCTACGTGGTCAAGTCCCGTGAATTCCCGATCTTTCTGCAGCAGATAGACGCTCTGGTAGGTTTCTGGAAGCTGTGCCGGGTGATGGGCAAACCTATTCGCGCGGTGGCCGGCTGA
- the aceA gene encoding isocitrate lyase, with amino-acid sequence MTPTPRTPAEILEKTWKTEERWQGIQRNYSAQEVVRLRGSLPIEHTLARHGANKLWRLMKEEPFVNALGALTGNQAMQQVKAGLKAIYLSGWQVAGDANNAGQMYPDQSLYPASSVPDVVKRINNTLRRADQIQHSEGKHDIDYYVPIVADAEAGFGGPLNAFELMKAMIEAGAAGVHFEDQLASEKKCGHLGGKVLVPTSQFIRTLNAARLAADVSGVPTVLIARTDADAANLLTSDVDHNDKPFTTGERTPEGFFYVRPGIEQAISRALAYAPYADVIWCETSVPNLEDARRFAEAVHAQFPGKLLAYNCSPSFNWKKNLDDETIAKFQVELGKMGYKFQFITLAGFHSLNMSMFDLAYGYARSQMSAFVELQEREFAAQERGFTAVKHQREVGTGYFDLVSTAAGGGQSSTTALAGSTEAQQFSRELTGAHD; translated from the coding sequence ATGACCCCCACCCCCCGCACACCCGCCGAAATCCTGGAAAAGACCTGGAAGACCGAAGAGCGCTGGCAGGGCATTCAGCGCAACTACAGTGCTCAGGAAGTCGTGCGCCTGCGCGGCAGTCTGCCCATCGAGCATACCCTGGCCAGGCACGGCGCGAACAAGCTGTGGCGCCTGATGAAGGAGGAACCTTTCGTCAATGCCCTGGGAGCCCTGACCGGTAACCAGGCCATGCAGCAGGTCAAGGCGGGCCTGAAGGCGATCTACCTGAGCGGCTGGCAGGTCGCTGGTGACGCCAACAACGCCGGGCAGATGTACCCCGACCAGAGCCTGTATCCCGCCTCCAGCGTCCCGGACGTCGTCAAGCGCATCAACAACACCCTGCGCCGCGCCGACCAGATCCAGCACAGCGAGGGCAAGCATGACATCGACTACTACGTGCCCATCGTCGCGGACGCCGAGGCCGGCTTCGGTGGTCCTCTGAACGCCTTCGAGCTGATGAAGGCCATGATCGAGGCGGGGGCGGCCGGCGTGCACTTCGAGGACCAACTGGCCAGCGAGAAGAAGTGTGGTCACCTGGGGGGCAAGGTGCTGGTGCCCACCAGCCAGTTCATCCGGACCCTGAACGCCGCGCGCCTCGCGGCGGACGTCAGCGGCGTGCCCACCGTTCTGATCGCCCGCACCGACGCCGACGCCGCCAACCTGCTGACCAGCGACGTGGACCACAACGACAAGCCCTTTACCACCGGCGAGCGCACTCCCGAGGGCTTCTTCTACGTCAGGCCCGGCATCGAACAGGCGATTTCCCGCGCCCTGGCCTACGCCCCCTACGCCGACGTGATCTGGTGTGAGACCAGCGTGCCGAACCTGGAAGATGCCCGCCGCTTCGCGGAAGCTGTCCATGCTCAGTTCCCCGGCAAGCTGCTGGCCTACAACTGCAGCCCCAGCTTCAACTGGAAGAAGAACCTGGACGACGAGACCATCGCCAAGTTCCAGGTGGAACTGGGCAAGATGGGCTACAAGTTCCAGTTCATCACCCTGGCCGGCTTCCACAGCCTGAACATGAGTATGTTCGACCTGGCCTACGGGTACGCTCGCAGCCAGATGAGTGCTTTCGTGGAATTGCAGGAGCGCGAATTCGCTGCTCAGGAGCGGGGCTTCACGGCCGTCAAACACCAGCGCGAGGTCGGCACGGGCTACTTCGACCTGGTCAGTACGGCTGCAGGCGGCGGCCAGAGCAGCACCACTGCCCTGGCCGGCAGCACCGAGGCGCAGCAGTTCAGCAGGGAACTGACCGGCGCGCACGACTGA